The Leptospira sp. WS60.C2 genome includes the window GGAATGGAGAGAAGAGGACGTGCTTGACCTTCCGAAAGTTTTCCTTCCTTCACCCAATCTTGCAATGGTTTTGGTAGCGATAACAAGCGAATCAGATTAGAAATGGTAGCTCTGTTTTTTCCGACGCGAGTGGCAAGGTCTGTAACCTTTAACCCTCGTTTGTCGATAATAGCTTGGTACGCCAACGCTTCATCCATTGGGTTTAAATTTTCTCTTTGGATATTTTCAATGAGAGCAAGTTCCATCATATCCGCTTCGGAAAGATCACGAACGATCGCTGGAATTTTTGCAAAACCAGCAAGTTTACATGCACGCAATCGCCGTTCTCCAGCGACCAAAAGAAATCCAGAACCCGATGGATTTTTTTGAACTACGATCGGTTGGATCACACCATGTTCGACAATGGTATTCGATAACTCTTGGATGGATGCATCGGAGAATTGTTTTCGTGGTTGATGCGGGTTTGGAGCAATTTCTGAAACTTTGATCTCTCTCAGACCAGACTGTTCGTCCTTGGATATTTCAACATTGTTCTCGTTGACTGGGATTAAATTCCCAAGCCCTCTTCCTAAAACTTTTCCTTTTCCGAGTGCCATAACTTATGCCCTCCCTACAATTTCTTCCGCTAAACTTTTATAACTTTTTGCACCAACTCCATCTGGATCATAGTAGTTGATCGGTTTACCAAAGGACGGTGCCTCTGATAATTTAATGTTGCGAGGGATAACAGTTTCATACACTTTC containing:
- a CDS encoding ParB/RepB/Spo0J family partition protein, translating into MALGKGKVLGRGLGNLIPVNENNVEISKDEQSGLREIKVSEIAPNPHQPRKQFSDASIQELSNTIVEHGVIQPIVVQKNPSGSGFLLVAGERRLRACKLAGFAKIPAIVRDLSEADMMELALIENIQRENLNPMDEALAYQAIIDKRGLKVTDLATRVGKNRATISNLIRLLSLPKPLQDWVKEGKLSEGQARPLLSIPDSKKQFEVAQKVISEGWNVREVENYVSNLLNPERKSSSSTNVPDKRDASIVKLETKLRNKFSSKVEVSHNETNGKGKIVFSYANLSDMERILEQLGVKL